In the genome of Scyliorhinus torazame isolate Kashiwa2021f chromosome 27, sScyTor2.1, whole genome shotgun sequence, one region contains:
- the LOC140403183 gene encoding uncharacterized protein isoform X1, which yields MATRILQLKRKSWRMKGLKKTLAQRNVDQLNMKARWVLSHRLVPFNGENDGDPSGGWTIEADLCSNKVQNEARVNDGNEYCGTRMYLNTLNADQVHVAENVTSINGKMDLNNVNLQPRDLQEQHLLPQSSSPSSEGESRNVARVSPMKCVSVINNGSVMPMAASRVDLQEPTLGSCLDEPSPEAGCDISNVKLTMYQYSEEADTEDSPNELFPESLQSPEDQRVPEPKGLPVTCKMEDCVGNWPSEEQLGISPEDWPADRGVSKSSTLSGHDLAGKSSSTTSTPEELKDYDSSSGGRVQV from the coding sequence ATGGCAACACGCATACTTCAGTTGAAGAGGAAAAGTTGGAGGATGAAAGGGTTGAAGAAAACTCTTGCACAGCGGAACGTGGATCAGCTGAATATGAAGGCGAGGTGGGTTCTGTCGCATCGCCTAGTCCCATTCAATGGAGAAAATGACGGGGATCCAAGTGGTGGCTGGACGATAGAAGCTGATTTGTGCTCAAACAAAGTGCAAAATGAGGCACGTGTTAATGATGGAAATGAGTATTGTGGAACACGTATGTATTTAAACACCCTGAATGCTGACCAGGTTCATGTGGCTGAAAACGTTACTAGTATTAACGGAAAGATGGACTTGAATAATGTCAATCTGCAACCCAGAGACTTGCAGGAACAACATCTACTTCCTCAATCTAGTTCACCAAGCTCTGAGGGAGAGTCTCGGAATGTTGCCAGAGTTAGTCCAATGAAATGTGTATCTGTAATCAACAATGGCAGTGTTATGCCAATggcggcgagccgggtagatctccAAGAGCCTACTTTGGGAAGTTGCCTTGATGAGCCTTCCCCAGAGGCTGGTTGTGACATCTCTAACGTTAAGCTAACAATGTACCAGTATTCTGAAGAGGCAGATACTGAAGACTCTCCTAATGAGCTTTTCCCAGAATCACTTCAGAGTCCTGAAGACCAACGTGTCCCTGAACCCAAAGGCCTACCGGTAACGTGCAAGATGGAGGATTGTGTTGGAAACTGGCCCTCTGAAGAGCAGCTTGGCATTTCACCTGAGGATTGGCCTGCAGATCGGGGGGTTTCCAAGTCCAGCACTCTTAGTGGTCATGACTTGGCAGGGAAAAGCAGCAGTACCACCAGCACTCCCGAAGAGCTGAAGGACTATGACAGTAGCTCGGGGGGTAGAGTCCAAGTCTGA